The proteins below are encoded in one region of Flavobacterium nackdongense:
- a CDS encoding ATP-binding protein produces the protein MINKRLLIKNLLAHNDESSFYDKKRQLNLHSREGKAKFLKHICALSNSNPANNSYIVVGVEDQENEIVGDDFFDDSRIQNLVNAYLENPPKIQYENVPFPNLPKDKVVGLVTIKAKSKTSHFKKGIHTIPVNSVFIRRGSNTVPVEEEVEKNYQNTETVIGIENNSRNSIGYTLDGVIDFMNFRHKDMAPKYKVFKELFVICWAGVPKKHRDTTYLSRVDIELINEQIKLFYSSQDVVTISFDEDSFTILEYVPLGLNDKTSFYPLEKQTLYFHDNGYYKIDREFLFQPPEFNRKMLYHIYNSNISLLDKIQKGRSLSEREQKDLENLPSTFMICYLNGFEDAKQKLIDAKLLLKPFTSVYLSFKEALRILRKMKYDVQ, from the coding sequence ATGATTAATAAACGACTGCTTATCAAAAACCTACTCGCTCACAATGATGAGAGCAGTTTTTATGACAAAAAACGGCAGTTGAATCTACATTCGCGTGAAGGAAAAGCTAAGTTTTTGAAACACATTTGCGCCTTATCCAATTCGAATCCCGCCAATAATTCCTATATCGTAGTGGGTGTCGAAGATCAGGAAAACGAAATTGTGGGTGATGATTTTTTTGACGACAGTCGAATTCAGAATTTGGTCAATGCCTATCTGGAAAATCCACCAAAAATTCAATATGAGAATGTACCTTTCCCTAATTTACCGAAAGACAAAGTGGTCGGATTGGTAACGATTAAAGCCAAAAGTAAAACTTCGCATTTCAAAAAAGGCATTCACACCATTCCCGTTAACAGCGTTTTTATTCGCCGCGGCAGCAACACCGTTCCCGTTGAAGAAGAAGTCGAAAAAAATTATCAAAACACAGAAACCGTCATTGGCATCGAAAATAATTCTAGAAACAGTATTGGTTACACGCTTGATGGCGTGATCGATTTTATGAATTTTCGACACAAAGATATGGCACCCAAATACAAGGTTTTCAAAGAATTATTTGTCATTTGTTGGGCTGGAGTTCCTAAAAAACACCGAGATACTACTTACCTTTCTCGAGTGGATATTGAACTCATCAACGAGCAAATCAAGCTGTTTTATTCTTCGCAAGATGTAGTTACGATTAGTTTCGATGAGGATTCTTTTACCATTTTGGAATATGTGCCTTTGGGTTTGAATGATAAAACCAGTTTTTATCCTTTAGAAAAACAAACCCTCTATTTTCACGATAATGGCTATTACAAAATTGATCGGGAATTCCTTTTTCAACCGCCGGAATTCAACCGCAAGATGTTGTATCACATTTACAATTCGAACATTTCATTGCTGGATAAAATCCAAAAGGGACGTTCTTTATCCGAACGAGAACAGAAAGATTTAGAAAATTTACCCTCGACATTTATGATATGTTACCTCAACGGATTTGAAGATGCCAAGCAAAAACTGATTGATGCCAAACTGCTTTTGAAACCGTTCACTTCAGTATATTTGTCGTTTAAAGAAGCGTTGCGGATTTTGAGAAAAATGAAGTATGATGTGCAGTAG